In a genomic window of bacterium:
- a CDS encoding ribonuclease H-like domain-containing protein: MAIDKQTAIDELRRRIGEIHARDAAQRAGLSVVEDDDGMDLRRVDTPFGPVSIAETTFAAGAFYGLARLSDLLETPREHLAHVFGLDDAGGLAPADSLSLDIETAGHPSGAGAFAFMIGLAYYEGRDFVLRQIFCASAEEEAASLWLFAEHAAARRFLFTYNGRGFDVPFLARRMRHFGMDPAFAFMPNLDVLLPARRVWKGAAADCRLTTLEREVLRVTRRRDIPSWQIPETYGEYVRQRNVRLLRSTFDHNLYDVATMPALAARMASAAFCPDPDEAGLSPIESAGIARLHLWRKDEAQAAPFLEHAARDGGDHGREARRQLALIFKRAKQPDRAARHWEAIVEAIESGAPFDGTAFIELARYHERTRKDPAAAREVVIRALAHCPPGNTRLRHELYERREKLSEKAAKSTPRPRAIPS; the protein is encoded by the coding sequence ATGGCCATCGACAAACAGACCGCGATCGACGAACTCCGGCGGCGCATCGGCGAGATCCACGCCCGCGACGCCGCGCAACGCGCGGGCCTTTCCGTCGTGGAGGACGACGACGGCATGGACCTGCGCCGCGTGGACACGCCGTTCGGCCCCGTGTCGATCGCGGAAACGACGTTCGCGGCCGGCGCGTTCTACGGTTTGGCGCGCCTGTCCGATCTGCTCGAAACGCCGCGCGAGCACCTGGCGCACGTTTTCGGCCTTGACGACGCCGGCGGGCTTGCGCCGGCGGATTCGCTTTCGCTTGATATCGAAACGGCCGGGCACCCGAGCGGCGCGGGCGCCTTCGCCTTCATGATCGGCCTGGCGTACTACGAGGGCCGCGATTTCGTGCTGCGGCAGATCTTTTGCGCATCGGCGGAAGAGGAAGCCGCGAGTCTGTGGCTTTTCGCGGAGCACGCGGCGGCGCGGCGCTTCCTTTTCACGTACAACGGACGCGGGTTCGACGTACCGTTTCTGGCGCGGCGGATGCGGCATTTCGGGATGGACCCGGCGTTCGCGTTCATGCCGAATCTCGATGTGCTCCTGCCCGCGCGCCGCGTGTGGAAGGGCGCGGCGGCCGACTGCCGGCTGACGACGCTCGAGCGCGAGGTGCTGCGCGTCACGCGACGGCGCGATATTCCGAGTTGGCAGATCCCCGAAACCTACGGCGAATACGTTCGGCAGCGGAACGTGCGCCTCTTGCGTTCGACGTTCGATCACAATTTGTACGATGTCGCGACGATGCCGGCGCTCGCCGCGCGCATGGCCAGCGCGGCGTTTTGCCCCGATCCCGACGAAGCGGGTCTTTCGCCCATCGAATCCGCGGGAATTGCGCGGCTTCACCTTTGGCGCAAGGACGAGGCGCAAGCGGCGCCGTTTCTGGAACACGCGGCGCGCGACGGCGGCGATCACGGCCGCGAGGCGCGGCGGCAGCTTGCGCTGATCTTCAAGCGCGCCAAACAACCGGACCGCGCGGCGCGGCATTGGGAGGCGATCGTGGAGGCCATCGAGTCCGGTGCGCCATTTGACGGCACGGCGTTTATCGAGCTGGCCCGATATCACGAACGCACCCGCAAGGATCCCGCCGCCGCGCGGGAGGTCGTCATCCGCGCCCTGGCGCATTGCCCGCCGGGAAATACGCGGCTGCGTCACGAGCTGTACGAAAGAAGGGAAAAGTTGTCGGAGAAGGCGGCGAAATCGACCCCAAGGCCGCGCGCGATTCCTTCTTGA
- a CDS encoding DUF5666 domain-containing protein: MKYLRISIIAVAALALAVAGMGCGDEGDGNGEVKGDVSDLTEGALAEVEVVVMDDGTLYAEEIELGEFDDDDDDDDDDDDDDDDDDDDDEDEFEEEFTAPVEAIADDFSYFVVYGDLMVALDLEDDDEDEDEDDEDEGELTIDQLSVGQWVEVDGLYGEGDGIFHADEIVGAGEEEREIQSMIQNLTDSSFEMIGLTIAYGEDTEVEFADDEDDDDDDDDDDDDDDDDDDDDDDDDEDEDDD; encoded by the coding sequence ATGAAATATTTGAGGATTTCGATCATCGCCGTGGCCGCCCTGGCGCTTGCGGTCGCCGGTATGGGCTGCGGCGATGAAGGAGACGGCAACGGCGAGGTCAAGGGCGATGTCAGCGACCTCACGGAGGGTGCGCTCGCCGAAGTCGAGGTTGTCGTGATGGACGACGGCACGCTTTACGCGGAGGAAATCGAGCTCGGCGAATTCGACGACGATGACGACGACGATGACGATGACGACGATGACGACGATGACGACGACGACGACGACGAGGACGAGTTCGAAGAAGAATTCACCGCGCCGGTCGAGGCCATCGCCGATGACTTCTCGTACTTCGTGGTTTATGGCGACCTGATGGTCGCGCTCGATCTCGAAGACGACGACGAGGACGAAGACGAGGACGATGAGGACGAAGGCGAATTGACCATCGACCAGTTGTCGGTCGGGCAGTGGGTCGAGGTTGACGGCCTCTACGGCGAAGGCGACGGCATTTTCCACGCCGACGAGATCGTGGGTGCCGGCGAGGAGGAACGCGAGATTCAATCGATGATCCAGAACCTCACCGACAGCAGCTTCGAGATGATCGGCCTGACGATCGCCTACGGGGAAGACACCGAGGTTGAGTTCGCCGACGACGAAGACGACGACGACGACGACGACGACGATGACGATGATGACGATGACGATGACGACGATGATGACGACGATGATGAGGACGAAGACGACGACTAG
- a CDS encoding CAP domain-containing protein — MSSPTTKTTTTTTTTMTMMTMTMTTMMTTMMRTKTTTRIGALMSPATQTCANRPTRPVLATRRAGLFIALALLAFGCAALAACDDSGGASESFAVKASDAPLACDPEGETPGALACRLAYYTNRERAAHPEESDFAAPLAWDADLAAVARDYSERMCDEGFFDHVDPKGASMEMRLMAAGISYVKAGENLARGRNMSPKTAVEMFMDEPSCRPNHRANVLDPEFTHVGVGVAFCRGRTVYTQLFARYEPRSYASQIPYCFGR, encoded by the coding sequence TTGAGTTCGCCGACGACGAAGACGACGACGACGACGACGACGACGATGACGATGATGACGATGACGATGACGACGATGATGACGACGATGATGAGGACGAAGACGACGACTAGAATCGGCGCCTTGATGAGTCCCGCAACCCAAACTTGCGCAAACCGTCCGACCCGGCCCGTCCTCGCGACGCGCCGGGCCGGGCTTTTCATTGCACTCGCCTTGCTGGCTTTCGGGTGCGCGGCTCTCGCCGCCTGCGACGATTCCGGCGGCGCATCCGAGTCGTTCGCGGTGAAAGCAAGCGATGCGCCGCTCGCGTGCGATCCCGAGGGCGAAACGCCGGGCGCGCTCGCCTGCCGGCTTGCTTACTACACCAATCGCGAACGCGCCGCGCATCCGGAGGAATCCGATTTCGCGGCACCGCTCGCCTGGGACGCCGACCTCGCCGCCGTTGCGCGGGACTACAGCGAACGCATGTGCGACGAGGGCTTTTTCGACCATGTCGATCCGAAGGGCGCGAGCATGGAGATGCGGCTTATGGCCGCGGGTATCTCGTACGTGAAGGCCGGGGAAAATCTTGCGCGCGGCCGGAACATGTCGCCGAAGACCGCGGTCGAGATGTTCATGGACGAGCCGTCCTGCCGGCCAAACCATCGCGCGAACGTGCTTGACCCGGAATTCACGCACGTCGGCGTCGGCGTCGCGTTCTGCCGCGGGCGTACCGTCTACACGCAGCTATTCGCGCGCTACGAACCGCGCTCGTACGCAAGCCAAATTCCCTACTGCTTCGGCCGATAG
- a CDS encoding type II secretion system GspH family protein: MKTRTTNRSGFTVVELVTVMAVILVLSGIMITAISGTRGKATVALALDQLRDIQKVAEFRYTETMSVPAIGDLQGLYGRGSSKNITDKYAVINLASLSGTGGDAKALPAGAPSGEYAICSLYAIPGAAYVYSIDDNPPKIAAAGTDPLGVGNCGAGVIPESVGDDDSDDDSGDNGDDGDDDGGDDDGDDDVDSCAWKSCPDGHEKFQHANGNCDCRKVESKKDKKDGKGCDKG, translated from the coding sequence ATGAAGACACGGACGACGAATCGATCGGGTTTTACCGTTGTCGAGCTCGTGACCGTCATGGCGGTTATCCTGGTGCTGTCGGGCATCATGATCACCGCGATTTCCGGTACGCGCGGCAAGGCGACGGTCGCCCTGGCGCTTGATCAGCTTCGCGACATCCAGAAGGTGGCGGAATTTCGCTACACGGAAACGATGTCGGTGCCGGCCATCGGCGACCTGCAAGGCCTCTACGGACGCGGGTCGAGCAAGAACATCACGGACAAATACGCGGTTATCAATCTGGCGTCCCTTTCCGGCACGGGCGGCGATGCGAAGGCTCTCCCGGCGGGCGCGCCGAGCGGCGAATATGCGATCTGCAGCCTCTACGCCATTCCGGGCGCCGCGTACGTCTATTCGATCGACGACAATCCACCAAAGATCGCCGCGGCCGGCACCGATCCGCTCGGCGTCGGAAACTGTGGCGCCGGCGTGATACCGGAATCGGTTGGCGACGACGACAGCGATGACGACAGCGGCGACAACGGCGATGACGGCGATGACGACGGCGGCGATGACGATGGCGATGACGACGTTGACTCGTGCGCCTGGAAGTCTTGCCCGGACGGGCACGAGAAATTTCAGCACGCGAATGGCAATTGCGACTGCCGAAAGGTCGAATCGAAAAAAGACAAGAAAGACGGGAAAGGCTGCGACAAGGGCTGA
- a CDS encoding riboflavin synthase, which produces MFTGLVEEVGRVERASPRGTGMFVSVETKFAGELRVGDSVAVDGYCLTVTDVGIGRFFVDIGQETLKRTTAAKLRTGSRVNLERAVRLGDRLGGHLVTGHIDGLGAVESIEKAPDFIAIRVRVPEAVARYLIPKGSIAINGVSLTVNEVEGAVFSVGIIPHTAANTTLGDLANGDAVNLEADLIGKYVERLLGAATGKDPDAHLLDLLKKQGFA; this is translated from the coding sequence ATGTTCACCGGACTCGTCGAAGAAGTGGGGCGCGTTGAGCGGGCGTCGCCGCGCGGCACCGGCATGTTCGTCTCCGTGGAGACGAAATTCGCGGGCGAGTTGCGCGTGGGCGATTCCGTCGCCGTGGACGGCTATTGCCTCACCGTGACCGATGTCGGCATCGGCCGCTTTTTCGTCGATATCGGGCAGGAAACCCTGAAACGCACGACCGCCGCGAAGCTACGCACCGGCTCGCGGGTGAACCTCGAGCGCGCGGTGCGTCTTGGGGATCGGCTCGGTGGGCATTTGGTGACCGGGCACATCGACGGCCTCGGCGCGGTGGAGAGCATCGAGAAGGCGCCGGACTTCATCGCGATCCGCGTTCGCGTGCCGGAGGCGGTGGCACGTTACCTCATCCCGAAGGGCTCCATCGCGATCAATGGCGTGAGCCTTACGGTGAACGAGGTCGAGGGCGCCGTTTTTTCGGTCGGTATCATTCCGCACACGGCCGCGAATACGACGCTCGGCGATCTGGCCAACGGCGACGCCGTGAACCTTGAGGCCGACCTCATCGGCAAATACGTCGAGCGCCTGCTCGGCGCGGCGACCGGCAAGGACCCCGACGCGCACCTGCTGGACCTTTTGAAAAAGCAGGGTTTCGCGTAG
- a CDS encoding EVE domain-containing protein: MAYWIIKQEPSTYCWDDLVADKKTAWDGVRNYQARNNIRLMKKGDTALLYHSGDEKRIVGVTRVVSEPYPDPTTTDDWSAVDVEPVFPLKEPVTLKTIKADKDLNEMALAKNSRLSVCPLSKAQYDKIVKMGGRGRI, translated from the coding sequence ATGGCCTACTGGATCATCAAACAGGAACCGTCCACCTACTGCTGGGACGACCTCGTCGCGGACAAAAAGACCGCGTGGGACGGCGTGCGTAACTATCAGGCGCGCAACAACATCCGCCTGATGAAAAAAGGCGACACCGCCCTGCTCTACCACTCCGGCGACGAGAAACGGATCGTCGGTGTGACGCGCGTCGTAAGCGAACCCTACCCCGATCCGACGACGACCGACGACTGGAGCGCGGTGGATGTCGAGCCGGTCTTTCCCCTCAAGGAGCCCGTGACGCTCAAGACGATCAAGGCGGACAAGGATCTGAATGAAATGGCGCTCGCGAAGAATTCGCGCCTGTCCGTCTGCCCGCTGTCGAAGGCGCAGTACGACAAGATCGTGAAGATGGGCGGGCGCGGGAGGATTTGA
- a CDS encoding TIGR00266 family protein, whose protein sequence is MQSDIRHGPSFATLFVSLSDGESVRTEAGAMLGMSPNLEIKTKAQGGFFKSLLRSIFGGESIFQNTYTAKGGAGELYVSPTLPGHIVHRKIEKGAPFTIQASAFLACTPDVTLSTKYGGMKSLLSGEGLFLLAAEGEGDLWINSYGNIVEVDVDGGYVVDTGHIVAFEEGLAFKVKKVGGLKSTLLSGEGFVAEFTGKGKLFIQSRTVSSLIGWITPMLPAR, encoded by the coding sequence ATGCAGTCCGACATCCGTCACGGGCCGTCGTTCGCGACTCTTTTCGTGTCGCTATCCGACGGCGAATCCGTCCGCACCGAAGCGGGCGCCATGCTGGGCATGTCGCCGAACCTGGAGATCAAGACCAAGGCGCAGGGCGGCTTTTTCAAATCGCTTTTGCGCAGCATCTTCGGCGGCGAAAGCATCTTTCAGAACACCTACACCGCTAAAGGCGGCGCGGGCGAATTGTACGTCTCCCCCACGCTGCCGGGACATATCGTGCACCGGAAAATCGAAAAGGGCGCGCCGTTCACGATTCAGGCGTCCGCGTTCCTCGCGTGCACGCCGGACGTGACGCTTTCAACGAAATACGGCGGCATGAAATCGCTGCTCTCCGGCGAGGGATTGTTCCTGCTCGCCGCCGAGGGCGAAGGCGATCTCTGGATCAACAGCTACGGCAACATCGTCGAGGTCGACGTGGACGGCGGGTACGTCGTCGATACCGGACACATCGTCGCGTTCGAGGAAGGCCTCGCGTTCAAGGTCAAAAAAGTCGGCGGGTTGAAAAGCACGCTGCTTTCCGGCGAGGGCTTCGTCGCCGAATTCACGGGCAAGGGAAAGCTCTTCATCCAGAGCCGCACCGTGTCCTCGCTCATCGGCTGGATCACGCCGATGCTGCCGGCGCGCTAG
- a CDS encoding TIGR00266 family protein, whose product MRIDIQHRPSYAVADVHLSPNESIVSEGGAMVAMSAGVNVSTSTMSRGGAGGLLKAAKRLLAGENFFLNTFTANAQGHVSLAPTLVGDIEHIALDGTKALIVQSSSWLASSPGLEMDTKFGGLKGLFSGEALFWMRVSGTGDLLINSFGGLFHKDIDGAFICDTGHIAAYEDTLEYKVKKVGGLKSTLLSGEGLVCEFSGKGRLYMQTHNASAFGQFFGHKLPPRKQ is encoded by the coding sequence ATGCGTATCGATATCCAGCACCGTCCGTCGTACGCGGTCGCCGACGTGCACCTGTCGCCGAACGAGTCGATCGTCAGCGAGGGCGGCGCGATGGTCGCCATGAGCGCGGGCGTGAACGTTTCGACGAGCACCATGAGCCGCGGCGGCGCGGGCGGATTGCTGAAGGCCGCCAAGCGCCTGCTCGCGGGCGAAAACTTTTTCCTGAACACATTCACTGCAAACGCCCAGGGGCACGTGTCGCTCGCCCCGACGCTCGTCGGAGACATCGAGCACATCGCGCTTGACGGCACGAAGGCGCTCATCGTGCAAAGCTCAAGCTGGCTCGCGTCCTCGCCGGGCCTTGAGATGGACACGAAGTTCGGCGGGCTGAAAGGGCTGTTCTCCGGCGAGGCGCTTTTCTGGATGCGCGTTTCCGGCACGGGCGATCTTCTCATCAACAGCTTCGGCGGCCTGTTCCACAAGGACATCGACGGCGCGTTCATCTGCGACACCGGGCACATCGCGGCGTACGAGGACACGCTCGAATACAAGGTCAAAAAGGTCGGCGGGCTGAAGAGCACGCTGCTGTCCGGCGAAGGGCTCGTGTGCGAGTTTTCCGGCAAGGGGCGTCTTTACATGCAGACGCACAACGCGAGCGCGTTCGGTCAGTTTTTCGGCCACAAACTTCCGCCGAGAAAGCAGTAG
- a CDS encoding TIGR00266 family protein, which produces MEYNITGRPDYAMADISLSAGEKIVAESGAMVAMSPNVKIETSAKGGLLGGLKRMVAGESFFVNTFSAEGAPGTIKLAPSAPGDVEVLRLQNQTYYMQSGAYLGHFGEITVDPKFGGARSFFSGEGFFLIKVSGTGTVFFNSYGGLKKVAVNGSYIVDTTHIVAFPDTITYNVETVGGLKATFLSGEGLVCRYSGTGEIFVQTRSGPAFAGWINPFRRVEQKNKS; this is translated from the coding sequence ATGGAATACAACATCACCGGACGGCCCGATTACGCGATGGCCGACATTTCGCTATCCGCGGGCGAGAAGATCGTCGCCGAATCCGGCGCGATGGTCGCGATGAGCCCGAACGTCAAGATCGAAACGAGCGCGAAAGGCGGCCTGCTCGGCGGGCTCAAGCGCATGGTCGCGGGCGAGAGCTTTTTCGTGAACACGTTTTCCGCGGAAGGCGCGCCGGGAACGATCAAGCTCGCGCCGAGCGCGCCGGGCGACGTGGAAGTGCTGCGTTTGCAGAACCAGACGTACTACATGCAGTCCGGCGCGTACCTCGGGCACTTCGGCGAGATCACCGTCGATCCGAAGTTCGGCGGCGCGAGGAGCTTCTTTTCCGGCGAAGGTTTTTTCCTCATCAAGGTGAGCGGTACGGGCACGGTGTTTTTCAACAGCTACGGCGGGCTCAAGAAGGTGGCCGTCAACGGCTCGTATATCGTGGACACGACGCACATCGTCGCGTTCCCCGACACGATCACCTACAACGTGGAGACGGTCGGCGGCCTGAAGGCGACGTTCCTGTCCGGCGAAGGCCTCGTGTGCCGCTACTCCGGCACCGGCGAGATCTTCGTCCAGACCCGCTCCGGCCCCGCGTTCGCGGGATGGATCAACCCGTTCCGGCGGGTGGAGCAGAAGAATAAGTCGTAG
- a CDS encoding Fic family protein, with the protein MLSLRPENLIDGSIPVGTAWLLAACMEARGKQDLRARQMPEDLKALREQAIIQSAESSNRIEGVTVAPDRLRPIVLGQSRPRDRSEEEVVGYRRALNWIFNRKQPIRVEPRTILHLHKLAQGGLSGDAGKWKTRDNEIVEILSTGERSIRFKPTPAKQTPKAIDRLCAAHRDLADADQAPVLLVAATFVFDFLCVHPFRDGNGRVSRLLTTLLLQNAGFTVARYVSLERMVEETKEDYYRILKECSVGWHAGANDLLPWWNYFLSTLRSAYTEFEHKVEASTAHGGKSDLVRHAIENQPGPFALAEIRAQCPSVSLQLIKKVLMQMKSNGEVTLTGRGRSARWVVL; encoded by the coding sequence ATGCTTTCCCTTAGGCCCGAAAACCTGATCGACGGTTCGATTCCTGTCGGTACCGCCTGGCTTCTCGCGGCCTGTATGGAGGCGCGGGGCAAACAGGATCTCCGGGCGCGACAGATGCCCGAGGACCTCAAGGCGCTGCGTGAACAAGCGATCATTCAAAGCGCCGAGTCGTCCAATCGAATCGAAGGAGTGACCGTCGCGCCCGATCGCCTCCGGCCCATCGTTCTCGGACAATCACGTCCGCGCGACCGATCCGAAGAGGAGGTCGTCGGTTACCGGCGCGCCCTGAACTGGATTTTCAACCGCAAGCAACCCATTCGTGTGGAGCCGCGCACAATCCTTCATCTGCACAAGCTGGCGCAGGGCGGCCTCTCCGGCGACGCCGGGAAATGGAAGACGCGCGACAACGAGATCGTCGAAATCCTTTCAACCGGCGAGCGGAGCATCCGCTTCAAGCCAACACCCGCGAAGCAGACGCCAAAGGCCATTGATCGCCTCTGCGCGGCCCATCGTGACCTCGCCGACGCGGACCAGGCACCCGTGTTGCTGGTCGCGGCAACCTTCGTGTTCGACTTCCTGTGCGTCCATCCGTTTCGCGACGGCAATGGGCGCGTGTCGCGACTCCTCACCACGTTGTTGCTGCAAAACGCGGGCTTCACCGTCGCTCGCTATGTCAGCCTCGAGCGCATGGTCGAGGAGACCAAGGAGGACTACTACCGCATTCTGAAGGAATGTTCGGTCGGCTGGCACGCAGGCGCAAACGACCTGCTCCCGTGGTGGAACTACTTTTTGTCCACGTTGCGAAGCGCATACACCGAATTCGAACACAAGGTGGAGGCATCAACCGCCCACGGAGGGAAAAGCGACCTCGTGCGGCACGCCATCGAGAATCAGCCGGGTCCGTTTGCGCTCGCCGAGATTCGGGCGCAATGCCCATCGGTCAGCTTGCAACTGATCAAAAAAGTGCTGATGCAGATGAAGTCGAACGGCGAGGTTACGTTGACGGGCCGCGGGCGCAGCGCACGGTGGGTTGTCCTGTAA
- the priA gene encoding primosomal protein N' has protein sequence MDRVADADRPASGSAPRADRLVEVAIALPVRGTFHYLAPPGVAQKLAVGTGVVVPFGTRRVTGFVVDFPDGAPADIGELKRIEALLADEPLFDAPRLELYRFMSRYYLAPLGEALRTALPPGILAATRRVARINDAGKKALATDSLNRRERAVLAALVAGGGAIEWRKLTSGSPAVSGATVRALSERGLVEIVAELAGQTSKPKYETRWRAFGEPDAQLRGARQKEVLDLLRGQPDAITASEIADALGFPPHAVLNALAARGLVVSESVNVSRVRALRGADEKPPVLTTEQTAAVAEIAPAIDEARFSPFLLHGVTGSGKTEVYLQLVERALAAGKGAIVLVPEIALTPQLVGRFVGRFGDVVRASHSGVAGPERLDLWRDAMHRRVRVVVGARSAVFAPVHPLGLIVVDEEHDGSYKQDDGIPYNARDLAIRLAKQVGCPVVLGSATPSFETYYAAQSGRYRLLRLTKRPRENPMPSVTTVDLRPLEKEEALTRRDAALEKAHAAREAKRVASDSQSSILIPQSSPPDIPRARAIFSPELATAMDETLAAGEQAILLLNRRGYSTHMFCLKCGATAMCANCDVALTYHHGAKSLVCHYCGEGRAPSAQCVMCGKDRMFYAGLGTEQVEAEIAHRFPHARVARLDRDSVTGRDGHERVTESFRRGESDILLGTQMVAKGHDFARVTLVGVIRADTTLNFPDFRAAERTFQLVTQVAGRAGRADRPGRIVIQTYNPNHWAIRCASTHDFEGFYAQEIERRRAANYPPFARLAMLRVTGLDEDVVARAARAVGRAARLAASSFGSTEDDVLGPARAPISRVKNRYRRQLLLRAQTAAKLSALVAEVFARCEPNLPSTVDLRADIDPQNVL, from the coding sequence ATGGACCGCGTCGCGGACGCGGACCGTCCCGCCTCCGGAAGCGCCCCGCGCGCGGATCGTCTTGTCGAGGTCGCGATCGCGCTTCCCGTGCGCGGCACGTTCCATTATCTCGCGCCGCCGGGCGTCGCCCAAAAGCTCGCCGTCGGCACCGGCGTCGTCGTGCCGTTCGGCACGCGCCGCGTGACGGGATTCGTCGTCGATTTTCCCGATGGCGCGCCCGCGGACATCGGCGAGCTGAAGCGAATCGAAGCCCTGCTGGCCGACGAGCCGCTTTTCGACGCGCCGCGCCTCGAGTTGTATCGCTTCATGTCGCGCTACTACCTCGCGCCGCTTGGCGAAGCGCTGCGCACCGCGTTGCCGCCGGGGATCCTCGCCGCCACGCGCCGCGTCGCGCGCATCAACGACGCGGGCAAAAAGGCGCTTGCCACCGATTCGCTCAACAGGCGCGAACGCGCCGTGCTCGCCGCGCTTGTCGCCGGCGGCGGCGCGATCGAATGGCGAAAGCTGACATCGGGATCGCCCGCGGTCTCCGGCGCGACCGTTCGCGCGTTGTCCGAACGCGGGCTCGTCGAGATCGTCGCGGAGCTTGCGGGGCAGACATCGAAGCCCAAATACGAAACGCGCTGGCGGGCTTTCGGCGAGCCGGACGCACAGCTTCGCGGCGCGCGGCAAAAAGAGGTGCTCGACCTGCTTCGCGGACAGCCCGACGCGATCACCGCGTCCGAAATCGCGGACGCGCTTGGCTTTCCGCCGCACGCGGTTTTGAACGCGCTCGCCGCGCGCGGGCTCGTCGTATCCGAGAGCGTCAACGTCAGCCGCGTGCGCGCGTTGCGCGGCGCGGACGAAAAGCCCCCCGTGCTCACGACGGAGCAGACGGCCGCCGTCGCCGAGATCGCGCCGGCCATCGACGAGGCGCGCTTTTCGCCGTTTCTGCTGCACGGCGTCACCGGAAGCGGCAAGACCGAGGTGTACCTGCAACTGGTCGAGCGCGCGCTCGCGGCGGGCAAGGGCGCCATCGTTCTGGTCCCGGAGATCGCGCTGACGCCGCAACTCGTCGGGCGATTCGTCGGCCGCTTCGGCGACGTGGTGCGCGCATCGCACTCCGGGGTCGCGGGACCGGAGCGCCTGGACCTGTGGCGCGACGCGATGCATCGCCGCGTGCGCGTCGTCGTCGGTGCGCGCAGCGCCGTGTTCGCGCCCGTCCATCCACTCGGGCTCATCGTCGTCGACGAGGAGCACGACGGCTCCTACAAGCAGGACGACGGCATCCCTTACAACGCGCGCGACCTGGCGATCCGCCTCGCCAAACAGGTCGGGTGCCCCGTCGTGCTCGGGTCAGCGACGCCGTCATTCGAGACGTATTACGCCGCGCAGTCCGGCCGCTATCGCCTGTTGCGCCTGACCAAACGCCCGCGCGAAAATCCGATGCCGTCGGTCACGACCGTCGATCTGCGCCCGCTCGAAAAGGAAGAAGCACTAACGCGCCGCGACGCCGCGCTCGAAAAAGCCCACGCCGCCCGCGAAGCCAAGCGCGTCGCGTCCGACTCTCAATCCTCAATCCTCATTCCTCAATCCTCCCCCCCCGACATCCCCCGCGCGCGCGCGATCTTCTCCCCCGAGCTCGCGACCGCGATGGACGAAACGCTCGCGGCCGGCGAACAGGCGATCCTGCTTCTGAACCGGCGCGGCTATTCGACGCACATGTTCTGCCTCAAGTGCGGCGCAACGGCGATGTGCGCGAACTGCGACGTCGCGCTCACCTACCACCACGGCGCGAAAAGCCTCGTGTGCCACTACTGCGGCGAGGGCAGGGCGCCCTCCGCGCAGTGCGTTATGTGCGGGAAGGACAGGATGTTCTACGCGGGACTTGGCACCGAGCAGGTGGAGGCGGAAATCGCACATCGCTTTCCGCACGCGCGCGTCGCGCGACTCGATCGCGATTCGGTCACCGGGCGCGACGGGCACGAGCGTGTCACGGAGTCGTTCCGCCGCGGCGAGTCGGACATCCTTCTCGGCACGCAGATGGTCGCCAAGGGCCACGACTTCGCGCGCGTGACGCTTGTCGGCGTCATCCGCGCCGATACGACGCTGAACTTCCCGGACTTCCGCGCGGCGGAGCGGACCTTCCAGCTCGTGACGCAGGTCGCCGGCCGCGCGGGCCGCGCCGACAGGCCCGGGCGCATCGTCATTCAGACCTACAACCCGAACCACTGGGCGATTCGCTGCGCATCGACGCACGACTTCGAAGGGTTCTACGCGCAGGAGATCGAGCGCCGCCGCGCCGCGAATTATCCGCCGTTCGCACGCCTGGCGATGCTGCGCGTCACCGGACTCGACGAGGATGTTGTCGCACGCGCCGCCCGCGCCGTCGGCCGCGCCGCCAGGCTCGCCGCGTCGTCATTCGGATCGACGGAGGACGACGTGCTCGGCCCCGCGCGCGCGCCGATATCCCGCGTCAAGAATCGCTACCGCCGCCAGCTTCTCCTTCGCGCGCAAACCGCCGCGAAGCTCTCCGCTCTTGTCGCCGAGGTCTTCGCCCGCTGCGAGCCGAACCTGCCGTCCACGGTCGATCTTCGCGCCGACATCGACCCGCAGAACGTGCTATAG